In one window of Pseudochaenichthys georgianus chromosome 5, fPseGeo1.2, whole genome shotgun sequence DNA:
- the LOC117447273 gene encoding EF-hand and coiled-coil domain-containing protein 1 translates to MERTRAARKSEWLRSALAHHHCPDPGVENEIVVLASGIDQYLQEVFHHLAVPNREDTVSAEDFSALCAVLGIPGKRKISGEKDEENEEFAEVCSVLPSQLSFKDFHSRLCGYFRVRSARRGDCAWRLPVTEDTELVQRQIRVRWPRVRRRKCVSFDLERDHNRPENRGMRGRGAEDRSESDEVAALRELVEDLRSGLQGSDARCLALEVALRRERTLPLTSPPISTSITLVQGKLVPTQRIKGQCSGSGGDAARKGARRQDIRDPLIRELKLIRSSRDGQLEEAMKFNERMEEELRWAYQEVQKLHGVESALRKENAQIRRRAEEAREALSQGLQRVRMIQQEAQCVPQLQTTITQLETELQQCRSRCTCIPDPNQHMYPSGEDDACDKTEAGCLQRAVEGKDASDEEEDDRGVREEGQGCVLEVKKSRLHSCGKGCQSHMGSQSHLHDRNFISTFKDSRGRYNQNGPNQEQPEGGSFEKDKRPKEEEDKTRPEEKTRLSLLEDKLTDALTLLLQLRNKNVSRRTLGKIVMDTLDVCRTGDGPCQVLQVADALCLRLSSRDLLGIGGDDEGGEGETGLVSSSGCQTSSGNPLLISC, encoded by the exons ATGGAGCGCACCAGGGCAGCGCGTAAAAGCGAGTGGCTCCGGAGCGCTTTGGCCCACCACCACTGCCCGGATCCCGGCGTGGAGAACGAAATCGTGGTCCTCGCTTCTGGAATAGACCAATACCTGCAGGAGGTCTTCCACCACCTGGCCGTACCCAACCGGGAGGACACGGTGTCGGCGGAGGACTTCAGCGCGCTGTGTGCCGTGCTGGGGATCCCCGGAAAGAGGAAGATCAGTGGAGAAAAAGACGAGGAAAATGAAGAGTTTGCAGAAGTGTGTTCGGTGCTTCCCAGCCAGCTGTCCTTCAAAGACTTCCACTCGAGGCTCTGTGGATATTTCCGTGTGCGCAGTGCGAGGAGAGGGGACTGCGCGTGGCGGCTGCCGGTTACCGAGGATACGGAGCTCGTGCAGCGGCAGATCAGGGTCCGGTGGCCgagggtgaggaggaggaaatgTGTGAGTTTTGATCTGGAGAGGGATCACAACAGACCCGAGAACAGGGGgatgagaggaagaggagcagaggACAGGAGCGAGTCAG aCGAGGTAGCAGCTCTGAGGGAGCTGGTGGAGGACCTCCGCTCGGGGCTGCAGGGGAGCGACGCTCGCTGCCTGGCCCTGGAAGTGGCCCTCCGTCGGGAGAGGACCCTCCCCCTCACCTCTCCTCCCATCTCCACCTCCATCACCCTGGTGCAGGGAAAGCTGGTACCGACGCAGAGGATCAAAGGACAGTGCAGTGGCTCTGGAGGAGACGCAGCGAGGAAGGGGGCGCGAAGACAGGACATCAGGGACCCTCTTATACGGGAGCTGAAGCTGATTCGCTCGTCACGTGACGGACAGCTGGAGGAGGCCATGAAGTTCAATGAGCGCATGGAGGAGGAGCTGAGATGGGCGTACCAGGAAGTGCAGAAGCTTCACGGAGTGGAGTCTGCTCTGAGGAAGGAGAACGCTCAGATCAG GAGGAGGGCAGAAGAGGCCAGGGAGGCTCTGAGTCAGGGGCTCCAGAGGGTCCGGATGATCCAGCAGGAGGCTCAGTGTGTGCCGCAGCTTCAGACCACcatcacacagctggagaccgagCTACAGCAGTGCAG ATCCCGCTGCACCTGCATCCCTGATCCAAATCAACACATGTACCCAAGTGGGGAAGATGACGCCTGTGACAAGACAG AGGCGGGGTGTCTGCAGAGAGCAGTGGAAGGGAAAGACGCctctgatgaagaggaggatgacaGAGGGGTGAGAGAGGAAGGGCAGGGCTGCGTGTTGGAGGTGAAGAAGAGCCGACTGCACAGCTGTGGAAAGGG ATGTCAGAGCCATATGGGTTCTCAGAGTCACCTGCATGATAGGAACTTCATCAGCACTTTTAAGGACAGCAGGGGGCGCTACAACCAGAACGGACCAAACCAAGAGCAGCCAGAGGGAGGCAGCTTTGAAAAAGACAAG AGGCCTAAAGAAGAGGAGGACAAGACGAGGCCGGAGGAGAAGACACGTCTGTCTCTGCTGGAGGACAAACTCACTGATGCTCTcacactgctgctgcagctacgCAACaag AACGTGTCCCGCAGGACCCTGGGGAAGATAGTGATGGATACTCTGGATGTGTGCAGGACTGGAGATG GTCCCTGTCAGGTTCTGCAGGTCGCCGACGCTCTCTGTCTCCGGCTGTCCTCCAGGGATCTGCTGGGAATCGGAGGGGATGAtgaaggaggagagggagagacaggCCTGGTTTCATCTTCAGGGTGTCAAACCAGCAGCGGAAACCCTCTGCTCATCTCCTGTTAG